A section of the Thermoplasmata archaeon genome encodes:
- a CDS encoding MFS transporter — translation MRKSFLILHLALFSFGYGMAVFALPPFVTVLGAGQFYLGEFGFFLMLPNVVLPYFFSKLKNLDTVSKFVIFGTLTTGSTIFLLIIEKSLDLLLVITLVLGIGQFIWWITTEIFFTGISRGTNLINIYSVVWGTSYFIAPVLAGYMIQRVGYVSVFSVSFILVMISVILFLVAINREKFRRVDTFESSKGTRILIESFIPSFGAGIVFGTLTSIFPGFLLHNGITVLELGILSSALAMTRLVGFIYLTRISDVKKLRNMLNLSFLLLIPIILPFLVINFYVLLAMMLIIGFSTALGISAPLIYISNIKEANVSKNIAVYELSFGISVSIFALIGGYISQQIGNRWPYFIDFVIIVGMAIFFIRSGSHR, via the coding sequence ATGAGAAAATCGTTCTTAATTTTGCATCTTGCATTGTTTTCATTCGGTTACGGCATGGCAGTATTTGCATTGCCACCATTCGTTACTGTATTAGGTGCAGGGCAGTTTTATCTGGGCGAATTTGGCTTTTTTCTGATGCTTCCAAACGTTGTATTGCCTTACTTTTTCTCTAAGCTGAAAAATCTAGATACAGTCTCAAAGTTTGTAATTTTTGGAACCTTGACAACTGGATCCACGATCTTTCTCTTAATAATCGAAAAATCTCTGGATCTATTACTTGTAATCACTCTAGTTCTTGGAATAGGCCAATTTATCTGGTGGATCACAACGGAAATTTTCTTTACCGGCATTTCTAGGGGAACTAACCTGATAAATATATACAGTGTGGTGTGGGGTACGTCTTATTTTATAGCGCCTGTATTAGCAGGGTATATGATCCAGAGAGTTGGATACGTGTCTGTTTTTTCCGTCTCTTTTATTCTGGTAATGATCTCTGTAATACTGTTTCTTGTTGCAATTAACCGGGAGAAATTCAGGCGGGTTGATACTTTTGAGAGTTCAAAAGGCACACGGATATTGATTGAATCTTTTATTCCTAGCTTTGGTGCCGGAATTGTGTTCGGAACCTTGACCTCCATATTTCCCGGATTTTTGCTGCATAATGGTATTACTGTGCTGGAGCTTGGCATACTGTCTTCTGCTCTGGCAATGACGAGGTTGGTAGGGTTCATATATCTCACCAGGATCAGCGACGTGAAAAAACTAAGAAACATGCTAAACTTATCATTTTTATTGCTCATTCCAATAATACTACCATTTCTGGTTATTAATTTCTATGTCTTGCTTGCAATGATGCTCATTATAGGTTTCAGCACGGCATTAGGCATATCTGCACCATTGATCTACATATCTAACATAAAAGAAGCAAATGTTAGCAAGAATATTGCCGTATACGAACTTTCTTTCGGGATAAGCGTCTCTATATTTGCTTTAATAGGTGGGTATATATCTCAGCAAATAGGAAATAGATGGCCTTATTTTATAGATTTTGTTATTATAGTCGGAATGGCAATATTTTTCATCAGGTCGGGTAGCCACAGATAA
- a CDS encoding class I SAM-dependent methyltransferase has protein sequence MENELSYKIMYFMHDNFILKAVKDPYTILKSIGIGTDMTVIDVGCGPGYYTIPAAKLVGNSGKVYALDIYKKVPAIIKNKMAIENLKNIDIIIKNAEDTGIENNSVDFEIMFGFIHSLSGIDGIIREMRRILKVNGIMAVQKTPGVKKKELIEKIESFNFHFEKNINRIFLFKKN, from the coding sequence ATGGAAAATGAGCTCAGTTACAAAATTATGTATTTCATGCATGATAATTTTATTCTTAAAGCTGTAAAAGATCCTTATACTATTCTGAAGAGCATAGGGATCGGTACTGACATGACAGTAATAGATGTAGGTTGTGGCCCGGGATACTACACGATACCGGCAGCAAAACTAGTTGGAAACAGCGGGAAGGTTTATGCGCTTGATATATACAAAAAAGTGCCAGCAATAATTAAAAATAAAATGGCTATTGAAAATCTGAAGAATATTGATATAATCATTAAAAATGCAGAAGACACAGGTATTGAGAATAATTCTGTAGATTTTGAAATAATGTTTGGGTTCATCCATAGTCTAAGTGGCATAGATGGAATTATAAGAGAAATGCGTAGGATATTGAAGGTGAACGGAATAATGGCAGTGCAGAAAACGCCAGGAGTCAAGAAAAAAGAACTAATTGAAAAAATTGAATCTTTTAACTTTCACTTTGAAAAAAATATTAACCGGATATTTTTGTTTAAAAAAAATTAA
- a CDS encoding saccharopine dehydrogenase C-terminal domain-containing protein, with protein MITVLGFGKIGKNIVSDLSKYGTKTKVIVYDPIAIKSSEQRGNIKFINADPLSIENRDKVFSRDSIIISALPAEMRATVYRLAKDKHSKLVDIAFGNDDISDYLDDDSDRDYTIVPDAGVAPGISNILVGRFAAELDQVTDVKIYVGGIPEIPVEPLDYKLTFSSESLVDEYVNTARIVESGKIVEKEPLSGIEYFDFEGINHKLEAFYTDGLRTLLKTIKANNMSEKTVRYAGHSQKVKLLRDLGLFDSEERVLNNIKIKPRNLMEKLFDEKLIFPAIGDILLLTVNVSGMKNGAVKNLSARLLYSVKANKEYTAMSMTTGCPASIIAQLLEEGYLNIHGLVPPELIGKEKRYFDAIIKRLEDRGIKIKISD; from the coding sequence ATGATAACAGTTTTAGGTTTTGGGAAAATTGGAAAAAACATTGTTTCAGACCTGTCAAAGTACGGCACCAAAACAAAAGTAATAGTATATGATCCTATCGCCATAAAATCAAGCGAGCAGAGAGGAAATATTAAGTTCATTAATGCTGACCCGCTTTCTATAGAAAACCGTGATAAAGTATTCAGCCGGGATTCAATCATCATTTCCGCGCTTCCTGCTGAAATGAGAGCTACTGTTTACAGGTTAGCTAAAGATAAGCATAGCAAGCTCGTAGACATCGCATTTGGTAACGATGACATTTCAGATTATCTTGATGACGATTCAGATAGAGACTATACTATAGTTCCTGATGCGGGAGTGGCTCCGGGGATCAGCAATATTCTTGTAGGAAGATTTGCAGCAGAGCTTGACCAAGTAACAGATGTGAAAATTTATGTTGGAGGTATCCCTGAGATCCCTGTAGAGCCGCTTGATTACAAACTTACATTTTCTTCAGAAAGCCTTGTGGACGAATACGTAAATACTGCAAGAATAGTAGAATCTGGAAAGATTGTAGAGAAAGAGCCTCTTTCAGGCATTGAATATTTTGATTTTGAAGGAATAAACCATAAACTTGAAGCTTTTTATACTGACGGTCTGAGAACACTCTTGAAAACCATAAAAGCAAATAACATGTCAGAAAAAACAGTGCGATATGCAGGACATTCTCAAAAAGTAAAGTTGCTGAGGGACCTGGGATTATTTGATTCAGAAGAACGTGTTTTAAATAACATAAAAATAAAGCCTAGAAACTTGATGGAAAAACTTTTTGATGAAAAGCTTATATTTCCTGCCATTGGAGACATTTTATTGCTCACAGTCAATGTTTCTGGTATGAAAAACGGTGCTGTTAAAAATCTGTCTGCCAGGTTATTATACAGTGTTAAGGCAAATAAAGAGTATACTGCAATGTCCATGACTACAGGCTGCCCTGCATCTATCATTGCGCAGCTGCTTGAAGAAGGATACTTGAACATTCATGGATTGGTACCGCCAGAGCTTATAGGAAAAGAAAAAAGATATTTTGATGCGATCATAAAAAGACTAGAAGATAGAGGAATAAAAATTAAGATATCAGATTGA
- a CDS encoding winged helix-turn-helix transcriptional regulator produces the protein MDSIDKDILVFLLRDGRYSKSKIAEEMGLSPQFINYRIKRMIQNSIIKDFKMHLNPYYFNAKSIFLAFEGSANSITEETTSIFKCLEKLYFFELQGKNLNALEQRIKKLVRENGELKMKYIPKAPLNITSLVPADLKILSVLKDQPISSVYEISKATGLSSGKIKKRLEIMKNYAVFSIVPIIDLSKVDLFIYAIITKDPSALNMIKGSWILRIMDDNAGIFVSVAYSISEIKNNLEKAKKVDRDTEVMMIYDYDFIPNIKLLS, from the coding sequence ATGGACAGTATAGATAAGGACATTCTTGTATTTCTGCTGAGGGATGGAAGATACTCAAAAAGTAAGATTGCTGAAGAGATGGGCTTATCACCACAGTTCATAAACTACAGGATAAAAAGGATGATACAGAACAGCATAATAAAAGATTTTAAAATGCATCTTAATCCATACTATTTCAATGCTAAAAGCATTTTTCTGGCTTTTGAAGGCTCTGCGAATTCTATAACGGAAGAGACTACTTCAATATTCAAGTGCCTTGAAAAATTATATTTTTTTGAGCTTCAGGGCAAGAACTTGAATGCTCTTGAACAAAGAATAAAAAAGCTGGTCAGAGAGAACGGAGAGTTGAAAATGAAGTACATACCAAAGGCACCATTAAATATAACATCTCTCGTTCCTGCCGACCTTAAGATTTTGAGCGTATTGAAAGACCAGCCTATAAGCTCAGTGTACGAAATCTCAAAAGCTACAGGCTTAAGCTCTGGAAAAATCAAAAAAAGGCTTGAGATAATGAAAAATTATGCGGTTTTCAGCATAGTTCCGATCATAGACCTTTCTAAAGTAGACCTGTTTATATACGCGATCATTACTAAAGATCCTTCTGCACTGAACATGATCAAGGGCTCATGGATCCTTAGAATTATGGATGATAATGCTGGAATATTTGTCAGTGTTGCATATTCTATCTCAGAAATCAAGAACAATCTTGAAAAAGCAAAAAAGGTAGATCGTGATACAGAAGTAATGATGATCTATGACTATGACTTTATACCGAACATAAAACTTTTAAGTTAA
- a CDS encoding DUF4442 domain-containing protein has translation MKASRLKFLFNIYPPLLGAGIHVKKISADFRELEVQMKLRWYNRNYVKTHFGGSLFSMTDPFIMTMLINILGRDYIVWDKSSCIEFVKPGIGTVYAKFIITDEQIENIIKNTSDGKKYYPEFQVNVTDEKNEIVAKVKKIEYIRRK, from the coding sequence ATGAAAGCATCAAGATTGAAGTTTCTGTTTAATATATATCCTCCATTATTAGGTGCAGGAATCCATGTGAAGAAGATTTCAGCAGATTTTAGAGAGTTAGAGGTGCAAATGAAGCTGAGGTGGTATAATCGAAATTATGTAAAGACTCATTTTGGTGGCTCATTGTTTTCCATGACTGATCCCTTCATAATGACCATGCTTATAAATATCTTAGGCAGAGATTACATTGTCTGGGACAAAAGTTCCTGCATTGAATTTGTAAAGCCGGGCATTGGCACTGTATACGCAAAATTTATTATAACAGATGAGCAGATAGAGAATATTATAAAAAATACAAGTGACGGCAAGAAGTATTATCCAGAATTTCAGGTTAATGTCACTGATGAAAAAAACGAGATTGTTGCCAAAGTAAAAAAAATAGAATATATTCGCAGAAAATAA
- a CDS encoding MBL fold metallo-hydrolase has translation MVQNVKIYVLNDNEPEKGLKNDWGWSAYIESEKWAIIFDADTKPEIIEHNAAKMNLNLKKLKFAFLSHYHHDHYGGFEYLGKISNGLKVFTPEDSDLLKKWGLEPVYLDKPKKIEEDIFSTGPLVNGEIKEHAMIINVSNYGSIVIVGCSHPGIANIVAKALEISAPVHMVIGGFHSPPQSQLDDIATKVRYICPAHCSGNDAKNYIKSQYSEKFCAVKTGSIIEL, from the coding sequence ATGGTACAAAACGTCAAGATATATGTGCTTAATGATAACGAGCCTGAAAAAGGGCTAAAAAATGATTGGGGCTGGAGTGCATATATTGAATCTGAAAAATGGGCCATTATTTTTGATGCGGACACAAAGCCAGAAATTATTGAGCACAATGCAGCAAAAATGAATTTAAACTTAAAAAAATTGAAATTTGCATTTTTAAGCCATTACCATCATGATCATTATGGCGGTTTTGAGTACCTTGGAAAAATAAGCAATGGCCTGAAAGTATTTACGCCTGAAGATAGTGACCTTCTGAAAAAATGGGGCCTTGAACCAGTATATCTGGATAAGCCTAAAAAAATTGAAGAGGATATTTTTTCAACCGGGCCGTTGGTAAATGGAGAGATAAAAGAACATGCGATGATAATCAATGTAAGTAATTATGGTTCTATTGTCATAGTCGGATGTAGCCATCCAGGCATAGCAAACATCGTGGCTAAAGCACTAGAAATATCAGCTCCTGTACATATGGTCATTGGAGGGTTCCATTCCCCGCCACAGTCCCAGCTAGATGATATCGCCACAAAAGTTCGTTATATATGCCCTGCTCACTGCAGCGGCAATGATGCTAAAAACTATATTAAATCGCAATATTCTGAAAAATTCTGTGCAGTTAAAACAGGATCAATTATTGAACTATAA
- a CDS encoding dihydrodipicolinate synthase family protein translates to MDFKGIITPMITPIKKGEIDEVNIKTLVEFLVKSGVEGIFPGSSTGGFTLFSFEKHLKILKIARSNLPNNRIFLSGISRNDLEETVQMGKNAVDIGSDGAVVITPYYLKFDQDAIFRYYSEIASIIQIPVFIYNNPAFSSNEIMPETVEKLMNEHSNIVGLKDSSGNMRLFNRYMEHMPKHRYIFQGRDDLLYESLMLGASGGVCGISNFSEIIHKLYVSMDISLHKKVVLAAEKLQNFPNSVSYNYLFRKLVLGEINPSNYAMNPYMDMNEKQLEEIEKVIKIIKS, encoded by the coding sequence ATGGATTTTAAAGGGATAATAACTCCTATGATAACTCCTATAAAAAAAGGGGAAATCGATGAAGTCAATATAAAAACACTTGTTGAATTTTTAGTAAAAAGCGGTGTAGAGGGTATTTTCCCTGGTTCTTCTACTGGTGGTTTCACACTATTCTCATTTGAAAAACATCTTAAAATTTTAAAAATTGCGAGAAGTAATTTACCAAATAATAGGATATTTCTTTCAGGAATAAGCAGAAACGATCTTGAAGAAACTGTACAAATGGGTAAAAATGCTGTTGATATTGGCTCTGATGGAGCAGTGGTCATAACTCCATACTATCTCAAATTTGATCAGGATGCTATCTTTAGATACTACTCTGAAATAGCAAGTATTATTCAAATTCCAGTTTTCATTTACAACAACCCAGCTTTTTCAAGCAATGAGATAATGCCAGAAACGGTTGAAAAACTGATGAATGAACATTCTAATATAGTAGGATTGAAAGACAGCTCAGGGAACATGAGATTATTTAATAGATATATGGAGCATATGCCAAAGCATAGATATATCTTTCAAGGAAGGGATGATCTTCTATATGAAAGCTTAATGCTCGGTGCTTCCGGTGGAGTATGTGGCATCTCTAATTTTTCAGAAATAATCCATAAATTATATGTTTCTATGGATATTTCCCTGCATAAAAAAGTAGTATTAGCAGCGGAAAAACTTCAAAATTTCCCTAATAGTGTATCTTATAATTATTTATTTAGAAAACTTGTGCTCGGTGAAATAAACCCTTCAAATTATGCAATGAATCCATATATGGACATGAACGAAAAGCAATTGGAAGAGATTGAAAAAGTGATTAAAATTATCAAAAGTTAA
- a CDS encoding MBL fold metallo-hydrolase: MKVSDSIDMIDGTMCNVYVLKTAGKVIQIDSGMKGSAKKIIEYYSNNKIKPDIVLITHYHLDHIGGLKIVKDRYNPEIYASAIEIPMIEGKQSYPKPKSFAARLLFSMAKPPTIQGIKPLQDLKIEGIKVIDSPGHTPGSVTYFVEQEKMMFIGDAAGSVNGNLVINEKYSLDLESAKRSVDKIRSYSPITVLPGHGAPLKI; this comes from the coding sequence ATGAAAGTCTCAGATAGCATTGATATGATAGATGGAACAATGTGTAATGTTTATGTTTTGAAAACAGCAGGAAAAGTTATACAGATAGATTCAGGAATGAAAGGCAGTGCCAAAAAGATAATCGAATATTACAGCAATAATAAAATTAAGCCGGATATCGTGTTGATCACGCATTATCACCTTGATCACATTGGAGGCTTGAAAATTGTTAAGGATAGGTACAATCCAGAAATTTATGCGAGCGCAATCGAGATTCCCATGATCGAAGGAAAGCAAAGCTATCCCAAACCCAAATCATTCGCTGCTAGATTATTGTTTTCCATGGCCAAACCGCCGACAATTCAGGGCATAAAGCCGCTTCAAGACCTGAAAATAGAGGGTATAAAGGTAATTGACTCTCCAGGCCATACGCCAGGAAGCGTTACATATTTTGTAGAGCAAGAGAAAATGATGTTTATAGGAGACGCTGCAGGATCTGTGAATGGAAATCTGGTTATAAATGAAAAATACAGCCTGGATTTGGAGAGTGCTAAGAGATCCGTGGACAAAATAAGAAGTTACAGCCCTATTACGGTCCTGCCCGGGCATGGGGCACCTTTAAAAATATAA
- a CDS encoding aminotransferase class I/II-fold pyridoxal phosphate-dependent enzyme — protein sequence MLQFDTGKWIISHPGKYDLSQSGMGGRINLEKYFKFSSMVDESVLKETIALLHNEDSENVIITHGATEALFLTLYHLYVNGHRDYITYKPEYEPLIKDPPALGMREKEGDVFVFSNTNNPTGTEIEYPKNYRAYVVDDTFLQFYRNLDSVKYPENTYRINTFTKFYGGDEVRVGWIVAPDKKEAAEINSLKGIFTEQVSRYNISVANAILKDQDEILRFVRNAMNKNLTYIKNNMGKLKFYRNLEPLTGTVTFIDYSSYIERDPVSVSEYLYKNLISLVPGTIFGVEGPYLRVCYSREDFTNSFERFKDALNLIS from the coding sequence ATGCTCCAGTTTGATACAGGGAAATGGATTATTTCTCATCCTGGAAAATACGATCTATCACAAAGTGGGATGGGTGGGAGAATTAATCTTGAAAAATATTTTAAATTCAGTAGCATGGTGGATGAGAGTGTTTTAAAAGAAACGATAGCATTGCTACACAATGAAGATTCTGAAAATGTTATTATTACACATGGAGCTACTGAAGCATTGTTTCTCACGCTTTATCACTTATATGTTAATGGTCATAGAGATTACATCACATATAAACCTGAATATGAGCCTTTGATTAAAGATCCACCTGCGTTGGGCATGAGAGAAAAAGAAGGAGACGTGTTTGTGTTTAGCAATACAAATAATCCTACAGGCACTGAAATAGAGTACCCAAAAAATTACAGAGCGTATGTTGTAGATGATACCTTTTTACAGTTTTACAGAAATCTTGATTCTGTAAAATATCCTGAAAATACATACAGAATAAACACATTTACTAAATTTTATGGTGGCGATGAGGTAAGGGTTGGGTGGATAGTAGCACCGGACAAAAAAGAGGCAGCAGAGATAAATTCACTGAAAGGAATCTTTACTGAACAGGTTTCAAGATACAATATTAGTGTTGCCAATGCAATATTGAAAGATCAAGATGAAATATTAAGGTTTGTAAGAAATGCAATGAATAAAAATCTAACATACATAAAAAACAATATGGGTAAATTAAAGTTTTACAGGAACTTAGAACCACTCACAGGAACTGTAACTTTTATTGATTATTCATCGTACATAGAACGGGATCCTGTTTCAGTATCAGAGTATCTTTACAAGAACCTTATTTCGCTAGTCCCGGGAACAATTTTTGGCGTGGAAGGCCCTTATTTGAGGGTTTGTTATAGCAGAGAAGATTTTACGAACTCTTTTGAACGATTCAAGGATGCACTAAATTTAATTTCTTAG
- a CDS encoding aldo/keto reductase, with the protein MTDMFLDDKATAIGLGTWQMGLKGWGKDYDYNSSIEAFKYAINNGINFIDTAEIYGGGRSEELIGKALETLDRKHIYIATKVAGFNATAKRVSKSLHGSLNRMHIDYVDLYQIHWEPSNYTNLQELFKELERLAKEGLIKHIGVSNFSLNTLQKVSAALKDYRIESNQIKFNLIERPDKNLQNYMNEHNIKLIAWSPLAQGFLTGKYGAGNKPSGGIRKINSLFSDRNMRRYEPLLKVLKEIASQNNVSVTQLVLAYEAHLTVLPIPGFKNVNQVKDIVGALNLELMEKDIARISEVIDKVGTIYANDVMFPRFFPNFMVRLVSLFL; encoded by the coding sequence ATGACTGATATGTTTTTAGATGACAAAGCTACAGCGATAGGATTAGGGACCTGGCAGATGGGATTGAAAGGATGGGGTAAAGACTATGATTACAATTCTTCAATTGAAGCTTTTAAATATGCAATTAATAATGGTATCAATTTCATAGATACTGCCGAGATATACGGTGGTGGCAGGTCAGAAGAGCTAATTGGAAAGGCTCTTGAAACATTAGATAGAAAACATATTTACATAGCGACGAAAGTAGCAGGATTTAATGCTACCGCAAAGAGAGTTAGTAAAAGTTTGCATGGAAGCTTGAATAGAATGCATATTGATTATGTAGATCTATATCAGATTCACTGGGAGCCCAGCAATTATACTAATCTTCAAGAGCTATTTAAAGAGCTGGAAAGGTTAGCGAAAGAGGGATTGATAAAGCATATAGGAGTTTCCAACTTTTCTCTTAATACCCTTCAAAAAGTATCAGCAGCACTTAAAGATTACAGAATTGAAAGCAACCAGATAAAATTCAATCTGATTGAAAGACCCGACAAAAACCTGCAAAATTATATGAATGAACATAACATTAAATTGATTGCATGGAGCCCACTTGCTCAGGGATTTCTCACCGGAAAATATGGAGCCGGTAACAAGCCATCTGGCGGGATCAGAAAGATAAACAGTTTGTTCAGTGACCGTAACATGAGAAGATATGAACCTCTTCTAAAAGTACTGAAAGAGATTGCTTCACAAAACAATGTTTCGGTCACGCAACTGGTTCTTGCATATGAAGCGCATTTAACCGTGCTTCCAATACCGGGTTTCAAAAATGTAAACCAGGTAAAAGATATAGTTGGTGCACTCAATTTAGAGCTCATGGAAAAAGATATAGCTCGTATCTCTGAGGTAATTGATAAAGTGGGAACTATCTATGCCAACGACGTAATGTTTCCTAGATTTTTTCCAAATTTCATGGTTAGACTTGTCTCATTGTTTCTCTAA
- a CDS encoding MMPL family transporter, protein MDKLCYSMLYEALIKKRLIILVIWLVFILMLIPLTMNYSNYVNYGNASSSSASSESQTVQNILANTSTQNSSLYVIVISNPYNISMANKTLDFQSSISNDKIKNFSSSSSPYSEYASFLDQIIGNKKVQIASLYLNFTDYATFIMQFPASFYRNYTANENTMVIAEKSGYNNSVYESLFLSNFNNTPNISVTQRIDNAVTNTIPEYYTQNTSLFYAFSVLKYVNVTVFPSDLLNAGAQFISNLTGQSISPSILYTSTLNGDFGVNYVEHFGLSGIPSFISERYINSNSTAFLIFINFNVKQGYISPSGFYPASAATPTLIPAVKEYFGSAGYLTGNGAINYQTQQQTSQSGAFFGAIYIILFIAVFLTLYSYKLSLLNLALVSITVLIGYLAIVISGLIFGKVSYIVTYTLTAVLLGITTDYVVFVVYRYRSELRRGKGRECILKDPIKNSVKTVLISGVTVAVSLGMFAFIGNFETWGTVLFISIIITVVMVVTTMPAILSYITPKYFMKKGLKKETEIDIAFSYFYKTSKISTEKSAIVILIILVLAIPSVLFFVAIPTTYDFNAGLSQDLSSVQGLNHLDTYFGENVLYPTYVLVPLPNQNVSSLQDQNMLINSAKYLLSYKGTKEVVGPYSNGTAISSNTTISQFLTSGNKYAFFIVYTNYSPYSSQAISYTQTLRDNKTLLVGGLTSSIIDQQAQNNRDFTELAILISVSVFVVLAVSFRNIKYPIISLSGVFISISWALSILYLISTYLLHEAIIYLIPVILFVILMSLGNDYSVFIISRVREEQARYGNVEGINRGLQSSGKIVTSLGLILAGSLGALGLIPVSFLEQMGIAFVVSLVIDTFVIRVFYFPAMMKVLKANFKSE, encoded by the coding sequence ATGGATAAATTATGTTATAGCATGCTTTACGAGGCTTTAATCAAGAAAAGATTGATCATTCTGGTTATCTGGTTGGTTTTCATATTGATGTTAATACCTTTGACAATGAACTATTCAAACTATGTGAATTATGGCAATGCAAGCAGCAGCAGTGCCTCATCCGAGTCACAGACTGTTCAGAACATTCTTGCAAACACGTCCACACAGAACTCTTCTCTTTACGTAATCGTGATCAGCAATCCATACAATATATCAATGGCAAATAAAACTCTTGACTTCCAAAGCAGCATTTCTAATGACAAGATTAAGAATTTCAGTAGCTCTTCATCACCATATTCTGAATATGCAAGCTTTCTGGATCAGATAATCGGAAATAAAAAGGTTCAGATCGCAAGTTTATACTTAAACTTCACTGATTATGCAACGTTTATAATGCAGTTTCCAGCAAGCTTTTACAGAAACTATACGGCAAATGAAAATACCATGGTTATTGCTGAGAAGAGCGGATATAATAACAGCGTATATGAATCTCTGTTTCTATCTAATTTCAACAACACGCCGAATATTAGTGTAACCCAGAGAATTGACAATGCTGTTACTAATACTATTCCTGAGTACTACACTCAGAATACAAGCTTATTTTACGCATTTTCAGTATTAAAATATGTTAATGTTACTGTTTTTCCATCAGATTTACTAAATGCTGGCGCTCAATTTATCTCAAATTTAACCGGGCAGAGCATTTCTCCTTCAATACTTTATACTAGCACTTTAAACGGTGATTTTGGAGTAAATTATGTAGAGCATTTTGGATTGTCTGGGATACCGTCATTTATATCAGAAAGATACATAAATTCTAACAGCACCGCATTTTTAATATTCATAAATTTTAATGTAAAGCAGGGATATATTTCTCCATCAGGGTTCTATCCTGCTTCAGCGGCTACTCCCACCCTGATTCCTGCTGTTAAAGAATATTTTGGATCAGCAGGGTATCTGACTGGAAACGGAGCAATAAACTACCAAACTCAACAGCAAACGTCACAGTCAGGTGCGTTCTTTGGAGCCATATACATCATATTGTTTATTGCAGTATTCTTAACCCTTTATTCATATAAACTATCGCTTTTGAACCTTGCCCTTGTATCCATAACTGTGCTAATCGGATACCTTGCAATAGTTATAAGCGGCCTGATTTTCGGGAAAGTCAGCTATATTGTAACCTATACTCTTACGGCAGTGTTGCTAGGAATTACCACAGACTACGTTGTGTTTGTAGTTTACAGATACCGCAGTGAACTAAGAAGAGGAAAGGGCAGAGAATGCATATTGAAAGATCCCATTAAAAATTCTGTAAAAACCGTTCTTATTAGTGGTGTGACTGTAGCGGTGAGCCTTGGCATGTTTGCGTTTATTGGTAATTTTGAGACCTGGGGAACAGTACTGTTCATAAGCATAATCATAACGGTAGTAATGGTCGTCACCACCATGCCTGCAATTTTGTCATACATCACACCTAAATATTTCATGAAAAAAGGACTGAAAAAAGAGACTGAGATAGACATAGCATTTTCTTATTTTTACAAAACTTCCAAAATATCTACTGAAAAAAGTGCAATTGTGATCCTGATAATACTGGTTCTTGCAATACCTTCCGTCCTGTTTTTTGTGGCTATACCCACAACTTACGATTTCAATGCCGGACTTTCTCAAGACCTTTCTTCAGTGCAGGGGCTCAACCACCTTGACACCTATTTTGGAGAGAATGTGCTATATCCAACATATGTTCTCGTGCCACTTCCAAACCAAAATGTTTCTAGCCTGCAAGACCAAAATATGCTTATAAACTCAGCAAAATATCTGCTTTCGTATAAAGGCACAAAAGAGGTGGTAGGGCCATATTCTAACGGCACTGCAATCTCATCAAACACGACCATTTCACAGTTTTTGACCTCTGGTAATAAATACGCGTTTTTTATCGTCTATACAAATTACTCACCATACTCCAGCCAGGCAATTTCATATACTCAGACCCTGAGAGACAACAAAACGCTGCTTGTTGGAGGATTGACTTCTAGTATAATAGACCAGCAGGCCCAGAATAACCGGGACTTTACAGAGCTTGCAATTTTGATCTCTGTATCGGTTTTTGTGGTGCTGGCAGTATCGTTCAGAAATATCAAGTACCCGATCATATCTTTGAGCGGAGTGTTTATCAGTATCTCATGGGCGCTGAGCATCCTGTACCTCATATCCACATACCTGCTTCACGAGGCGATAATTTACCTGATTCCAGTGATACTGTTCGTGATATTGATGTCCCTAGGAAACGACTATTCTGTATTTATAATATCTAGAGTGCGAGAAGAACAGGCTAGATACGGAAACGTGGAAGGAATAAACAGGGGCTTACAGTCCTCTGGAAAGATTGTAACCTCGCTAGGTTTGATACTTGCAGGGTCGTTAGGTGCACTTGGGCTTATCCCCGTATCATTCCTGGAGCAGATGGGAATAGCATTCGTTGTGTCGCTGGTAATAGACACGTTCGTGATCAGGGTATTTTATTTTCCGGCCATGATGAAAGTTCTAAAAGCCAACTTTAAAAGTGAGTGA